One stretch of Candidatus Binatia bacterium DNA includes these proteins:
- a CDS encoding alkyldihydroxyacetonephosphate synthase — protein MLETDRQLHRERLQQLLGDERVVFDEVVLQAHRKDTWFLNVYRASRGRLNVLPLAVVYPDSVEQVQEVVRYALAYKLPVVPFGGGSGVCGAIEPSAQAIVVDLRRMDRVVELNERALFARVQAGKMGEALEEELNQLGFTCGHFPQSIALSTVGGWVSTRAAGQYSTRYGNIEDLVLGLDVVLPDGRLLRLPPRVRWGSGPDLRQVFLGAEGTLGIVTEVTLKVFPVPESALLQSFSFPDMATGLEAIRCIVRAGWRPPVVRLYDAVESARHFPEASSGADCLLLLISEGPGALTAAEAAACAGVCAALGGQDRGPDPVERWIQERNRVPTFESLIEKGLVADTIEVSATWDRIAAVYQEVIAALQRVPGVLLASGHSSHSYPQGTNLYFTFAARPASAEAGEHVYLDCWRAAMEATLQAGGSVVHHHGIGRVRKAWLVHELGEGVDVLRALKLALDPAGLFNPGALLPDS, from the coding sequence ATGCTTGAAACGGATCGGCAACTTCATCGGGAACGCTTGCAGCAGCTTCTGGGGGACGAACGTGTTGTCTTCGACGAAGTGGTTTTGCAAGCGCATCGCAAAGACACGTGGTTTCTCAACGTGTACCGGGCCTCTCGCGGCCGCCTGAACGTGCTGCCCCTTGCGGTGGTGTACCCGGATAGCGTGGAACAAGTCCAAGAGGTCGTTCGTTACGCGCTGGCCTACAAGCTTCCCGTAGTGCCCTTTGGCGGCGGCTCCGGCGTGTGCGGCGCCATCGAGCCTTCGGCGCAGGCCATCGTGGTGGACTTGCGGCGCATGGATCGCGTCGTCGAGCTCAATGAGCGCGCCCTGTTTGCCCGCGTCCAAGCCGGCAAAATGGGAGAGGCCCTGGAAGAGGAGCTCAACCAGCTCGGGTTCACTTGCGGTCACTTTCCGCAATCCATTGCCCTGTCCACCGTGGGCGGGTGGGTCAGTACGCGCGCTGCCGGCCAGTACTCCACCCGTTACGGCAATATCGAAGATCTGGTGTTGGGGCTCGATGTCGTTTTGCCCGATGGCCGCTTGTTGCGGCTGCCTCCGCGGGTTCGGTGGGGCAGCGGGCCGGATTTGCGCCAGGTGTTCCTCGGTGCCGAAGGTACGCTGGGCATCGTGACCGAGGTAACGCTCAAGGTGTTTCCCGTCCCGGAAAGCGCGCTGTTGCAGTCGTTCAGCTTTCCCGACATGGCGACGGGGCTGGAAGCCATCCGGTGCATCGTTCGCGCTGGCTGGCGCCCGCCGGTGGTGCGCTTGTACGACGCCGTGGAAAGTGCCCGCCACTTCCCCGAGGCGAGTAGCGGGGCCGACTGTTTGCTTTTGCTCATTTCCGAGGGTCCGGGCGCGCTCACCGCTGCCGAGGCCGCCGCGTGTGCGGGCGTATGCGCGGCATTGGGCGGGCAGGACCGCGGGCCCGATCCCGTGGAACGGTGGATTCAAGAGCGCAATCGTGTGCCCACGTTCGAGTCGCTCATCGAAAAAGGGTTGGTGGCAGACACCATCGAGGTCAGTGCCACGTGGGACCGCATTGCCGCCGTGTACCAGGAAGTGATTGCAGCGCTGCAGCGCGTGCCCGGGGTGCTTCTGGCCTCGGGGCACAGTTCCCACAGTTACCCGCAGGGAACCAATCTGTACTTCACGTTCGCTGCCCGACCTGCATCTGCGGAGGCCGGCGAGCACGTGTACCTCGATTGCTGGCGTGCAGCCATGGAGGCCACTCTTCAGGCAGGAGGCTCGGTGGTACATCATCACGGGATTGGGCGAGTCCGCAAGGCTTGGCTCGTGCACGAGCTGGGCGAGGGCGTAGACGTGTTGCGTGCGCTCAAGCTGGCCTTGGATCCTGCGGGGTTGTTCAACCCCGGCGCGTTGCTGCCCGACAGTTGA
- the glpK gene encoding glycerol kinase, whose translation MQAVLAIDEGTTGVRAHVFDAEGRVLGEAYAEIAATYPQPGWVEQDPMAIWHKAVEVCRAALSRARLAPRDLAAIGVCTQRATTLVWERASSQPIYPAIVWQDTRTARRASELASEGVITNAMASAAKLEWILDHVPSARVRAERGELCFGTVDSWLVWNLTGGQAHVTDHSNASCTTLYDPFQGTWWTHALSVLRIPEVVMPALRSSSEVYGETPPALFGAAVPVASVAGDQQAAMFAELCWERGAAKVTLGTSAMADVHTGSEPVFSTRGAYPVVLWSLGGERSFCLEGTAIAAGAAIQWLRDGLGVLPNLQDAATVATSVSDSAGVWAVPAFQGLGTPHMDPAARAVIGGLSRAAGRAHVVRAMLEGIAFRCREVLASLFADAGVAFPARLRVDGGAAANDVLLQCLADAIGCEVERPASVQASVMGAAFLAGLATGFWRERNELRQHWRSGGVFVPRLDAAQREERFARWQRGLEAARLGSL comes from the coding sequence ATGCAGGCGGTGCTGGCAATCGACGAGGGAACCACGGGCGTGCGTGCGCACGTGTTCGACGCGGAAGGACGCGTGTTGGGCGAGGCGTATGCGGAGATTGCGGCGACGTATCCCCAGCCCGGCTGGGTGGAACAGGATCCGATGGCCATCTGGCACAAGGCTGTCGAAGTGTGTCGTGCCGCTTTGTCCCGCGCACGTTTGGCGCCGCGCGACCTGGCTGCCATTGGAGTGTGCACACAGCGGGCGACCACGCTCGTGTGGGAACGGGCCAGCTCCCAGCCCATTTACCCTGCGATCGTGTGGCAAGACACACGTACAGCCCGACGCGCATCCGAACTAGCCAGCGAAGGTGTGATCACCAATGCCATGGCCTCCGCCGCCAAGCTGGAATGGATTCTCGATCACGTGCCCTCCGCGCGCGTGCGCGCGGAACGGGGGGAGCTGTGCTTCGGCACGGTGGACTCCTGGCTGGTGTGGAATCTCACCGGCGGGCAAGCGCACGTTACGGACCATTCGAACGCCTCCTGCACGACCCTGTACGATCCGTTTCAAGGGACGTGGTGGACCCACGCATTGAGCGTTCTGCGCATTCCCGAAGTCGTGATGCCGGCACTGCGCTCGTCGAGCGAGGTGTATGGCGAAACCCCGCCGGCATTGTTTGGCGCAGCCGTTCCTGTGGCGAGCGTAGCCGGCGATCAGCAAGCCGCCATGTTCGCAGAGCTTTGCTGGGAGCGAGGTGCGGCCAAGGTCACCCTGGGCACCTCGGCGATGGCGGATGTGCACACGGGAAGCGAGCCCGTATTTTCGACCCGGGGCGCGTATCCGGTAGTTCTGTGGAGTTTGGGCGGGGAGCGCAGCTTTTGTCTCGAGGGCACCGCAATTGCTGCTGGTGCTGCCATTCAGTGGCTGCGGGACGGGCTGGGTGTGCTCCCCAATCTGCAAGATGCGGCAACGGTGGCTACCTCGGTTTCCGACAGCGCCGGTGTTTGGGCGGTGCCGGCGTTTCAGGGCCTGGGCACACCGCACATGGATCCGGCGGCCCGCGCCGTGATTGGTGGTCTTTCGCGAGCGGCAGGCCGGGCGCACGTGGTGCGCGCGATGCTGGAGGGGATTGCGTTCCGCTGCCGGGAGGTGCTGGCATCGCTGTTTGCCGATGCGGGTGTCGCTTTCCCGGCACGCTTGCGCGTGGATGGCGGGGCCGCCGCCAACGATGTGCTCCTGCAATGCTTGGCCGATGCCATTGGTTGCGAGGTCGAGCGCCCGGCGTCGGTGCAAGCTTCCGTGATGGGTGCGGCCTTCTTGGCGGGATTGGCCACGGGGTTTTGGCGCGAGCGTAACGAACTGCGCCAACACTGGCGAAGCGGCGGCGTGTTTGTTCCGCGCCTCGATGCCGCGCAACGCGAGGAACGATTCGCTCGCTGGCAGCGCGGTTTGGAGGCCGCCCGTCTGGGAAGCCTGTAA
- a CDS encoding acyl-CoA dehydrogenase: protein MDFSFSPKVQELQRKLQQFMDDYVYPAEPVYHEQLQADRWAQPPIMEELKAKAKAAGLWNLFLTHSPRGPGLTNLEYAPLCEIMGRSHIAPEVFNCAAPDTGNMEILDRYGTPEQQRQWLEPLLAGEIRSAFAMTEPDVASSDATNIQCSIRRDGDFYVINGRKWWTSGVLHPNCKLLIVMGKTNPDAPRHQQQSQILVPRDTPGVKVVRHLPVFGYDDAPHGHGEVVFEDVRVPASNILLGEGRGFEIAQGRLGPGRIHHCMRLIGLAERALGLMCKRVKRRVAFGKPLAEQTVTLERIAEARIRIEQARLLVLKAAYMMDTVGNKAARKEIAMIKVAAPNMALQVIDWAIQAHGGAGVCDDFGLAYAYAGARTLRIADGPDEVHRNQIAKLELAEHD from the coding sequence ATGGATTTTTCCTTCTCGCCGAAAGTGCAAGAACTCCAGCGCAAGCTGCAACAATTCATGGACGACTACGTGTACCCAGCCGAGCCCGTGTACCACGAGCAACTCCAAGCCGATCGCTGGGCGCAGCCTCCGATCATGGAGGAACTCAAGGCCAAAGCAAAGGCAGCGGGGTTGTGGAACTTGTTTCTCACCCACAGCCCCCGCGGACCCGGGCTGACCAACCTCGAATACGCGCCGTTGTGCGAAATCATGGGGCGGTCGCACATTGCCCCCGAAGTGTTCAACTGTGCGGCCCCGGATACGGGAAACATGGAAATTCTCGACCGCTACGGGACGCCGGAACAACAACGGCAGTGGCTCGAGCCGCTCCTGGCTGGGGAAATTCGGTCGGCGTTTGCGATGACCGAGCCGGACGTGGCATCCTCCGATGCCACCAACATTCAGTGCAGCATCCGGCGCGACGGGGATTTTTACGTGATCAACGGACGCAAGTGGTGGACTTCGGGCGTCTTGCATCCGAACTGCAAACTGTTGATCGTGATGGGAAAGACGAACCCCGATGCGCCCCGGCACCAGCAGCAATCGCAAATCCTCGTGCCGCGAGATACGCCCGGGGTAAAGGTCGTGCGGCATCTGCCGGTCTTCGGTTACGACGACGCTCCGCACGGACATGGGGAGGTCGTCTTCGAAGACGTGCGCGTGCCCGCCAGCAACATTTTGCTCGGAGAGGGGCGCGGCTTCGAGATCGCGCAAGGAAGGCTGGGTCCGGGACGCATCCACCACTGCATGCGGCTCATCGGACTTGCGGAGCGCGCTCTCGGTTTGATGTGCAAGCGCGTCAAGCGGCGAGTGGCTTTTGGAAAGCCGCTGGCGGAGCAAACGGTCACGCTGGAACGCATTGCCGAAGCACGCATCCGCATCGAACAGGCACGGCTGCTCGTGCTGAAAGCCGCTTACATGATGGACACCGTCGGCAACAAAGCCGCGCGCAAGGAAATTGCGATGATCAAAGTGGCTGCACCGAATATGGCGCTGCAAGTCATTGATTGGGCCATTCAGGCACATGGCGGCGCAGGCGTATGCGATGACTTCGGGTTGGCATACGCGTACGCAGGTGCACGCACGCTTCGCATCGCGGATGGGCCCGACGAGGTACACCGGAACCAAATCGCCAAACTCGAACTTGCGGAGCACGATTGA
- the rpsB gene encoding 30S ribosomal protein S2, producing MTEVSMKTLLEAGVHFGHQTSRWNPKMKPYIFGARNGIHIIDLQKTVQLFQQAFAFVRDVAARGGTVLFVGTKKQAQDAVREEAERCGMFYVNNRWLGGTLTNFQTIKQSIDRLKKCEEILADENMVQALTKREMLRIQRERDKLLAALGGIKNMRKLPDVLFVIDPKKEEIAVREANKLRIPVVAVIDTNCDPDLVDYKIPGNDDAIRAIRLFCAAIADAVIEGKQIREEQAKASEMETPAGEAEEPEAAAAGQFEAEGVGG from the coding sequence ATGACAGAAGTCAGCATGAAAACATTGCTCGAGGCCGGAGTTCATTTCGGTCATCAAACGAGCCGCTGGAACCCGAAGATGAAGCCGTACATCTTCGGTGCCCGCAATGGAATTCACATCATCGACTTGCAGAAAACCGTACAGTTGTTCCAGCAAGCCTTTGCGTTCGTGCGCGATGTGGCCGCCCGGGGGGGTACGGTGTTGTTTGTCGGCACGAAGAAACAAGCCCAAGACGCTGTGCGCGAGGAAGCCGAGCGATGCGGAATGTTTTACGTCAACAATCGCTGGCTCGGTGGAACGCTGACGAACTTCCAGACGATCAAGCAAAGCATAGACCGCCTGAAAAAGTGCGAGGAAATTCTAGCCGATGAAAATATGGTTCAGGCTTTGACCAAGCGGGAGATGCTGCGCATCCAGCGCGAGCGCGACAAGCTCTTGGCGGCGCTCGGGGGCATCAAAAACATGCGGAAGTTGCCTGACGTTCTGTTCGTGATCGATCCGAAGAAAGAAGAAATCGCGGTGCGCGAGGCCAATAAGCTGCGGATCCCTGTGGTGGCGGTGATCGACACCAACTGCGACCCGGATTTGGTGGATTACAAAATTCCCGGCAACGACGACGCCATTCGAGCGATCCGGCTATTTTGTGCGGCCATTGCCGACGCGGTGATCGAGGGCAAGCAAATCCGCGAAGAGCAGGCCAAGGCCAGCGAAATGGAAACGCCGGCGGGTGAGGCCGAGGAGCCGGAAGCGGCGGCTGCCGGGCAGTTCGAGGCAGAAGGAGTGGGCGGATGA
- the tsf gene encoding elongation factor Ts — MSEIRAAQVRELRERTGAGMLDCKKALTEAGGDMDKAIQILREKGLATAQKKAARVASQGMVGSYIHAGGKIGVLIEVNCETDFVARTDEFQELVRDLAMQVAAASPRWVRREEVPAEVIEAERNIYRAQAAGSGKPPQVVEKIVEGKLEKFFADFCLLEQPFIKDPDRTVGQLVTEAIARIGENIVVRRFARFQLGELSETSAPAGEQSGV; from the coding sequence ATGAGCGAAATTCGTGCTGCGCAAGTGCGCGAACTGCGAGAGCGCACGGGCGCCGGAATGCTGGATTGCAAGAAAGCGCTCACCGAGGCGGGGGGCGACATGGACAAGGCCATCCAGATCTTGCGCGAGAAAGGCCTGGCCACGGCTCAGAAAAAAGCCGCGCGTGTGGCCAGCCAAGGCATGGTCGGCTCGTACATCCACGCCGGCGGCAAAATCGGGGTGCTCATCGAGGTCAACTGCGAGACGGATTTCGTGGCCCGGACGGACGAGTTTCAAGAACTCGTCCGCGATCTTGCCATGCAAGTGGCCGCCGCCAGTCCCCGCTGGGTGCGGCGAGAGGAAGTCCCTGCCGAGGTCATCGAAGCGGAGCGCAACATTTACCGGGCCCAGGCCGCAGGCTCGGGTAAGCCACCGCAAGTGGTGGAAAAGATCGTCGAGGGCAAGCTCGAAAAGTTTTTTGCGGACTTCTGTTTGCTGGAACAACCCTTTATCAAGGATCCCGATCGCACGGTGGGGCAGCTCGTGACCGAGGCCATTGCGCGCATCGGCGAAAACATCGTCGTGCGCCGCTTTGCCCGTTTCCAGTTGGGCGAGCTGTCGGAAACCTCCGCCCCGGCTGGTGAGCAATCAGGCGTGTGA
- the pyrH gene encoding uridylate kinase: MNSAHSASESDQAPQLRYRRVLLKLSGEALLGRASYGIDTKVLERIAGEAKEVHDLGCELAIVIGGGNIFRGMAGAGRGMDRATADYMGMLATVINALALQDALERLGVKTRVMTAIAMQQVAEPYIRRRAVRHLEKGRVVIFAAGTGNPFFTTDTAASLRAVEIGAQIILKATTVDGVYDRDPKQFPDAKKFTEISYIECLNRNLKVMDSTAISLCMDNRLPILVFDLRKPGNIRRAVMGESIGTIVH; encoded by the coding sequence GTGAACTCCGCTCACTCCGCTTCCGAGTCCGACCAGGCTCCACAGCTTCGCTATCGCCGTGTTTTGCTCAAGCTCAGTGGCGAGGCATTATTGGGCCGTGCCTCCTACGGCATCGATACTAAAGTCCTCGAGCGCATTGCCGGCGAAGCCAAAGAGGTGCACGACCTTGGCTGCGAGCTGGCCATCGTCATCGGCGGGGGCAACATCTTTCGCGGCATGGCGGGTGCCGGCCGGGGGATGGACCGTGCCACCGCTGACTACATGGGCATGCTGGCCACGGTCATCAATGCCCTTGCCTTGCAAGACGCCCTGGAGCGACTCGGGGTCAAAACGCGGGTCATGACGGCCATTGCCATGCAACAAGTGGCGGAGCCGTACATTCGCCGCCGCGCCGTGAGGCATCTCGAAAAAGGGCGCGTCGTCATTTTTGCTGCTGGTACGGGGAACCCATTTTTCACCACGGATACGGCCGCCAGCCTCAGGGCCGTGGAAATTGGCGCGCAAATCATTCTCAAGGCCACTACCGTGGACGGGGTGTACGACCGCGACCCGAAACAGTTTCCCGACGCCAAGAAATTCACGGAAATCAGTTACATCGAGTGCCTCAACCGGAACTTGAAAGTCATGGACTCCACTGCCATTTCGCTGTGCATGGACAACCGGCTCCCCATCCTGGTATTCGACTTGCGCAAGCCGGGAAACATTCGGCGGGCCGTAATGGGAGAAAGTATCGGAACCATAGTCCATTGA
- the frr gene encoding ribosome-recycling factor, translated as MAEAEPVLEKLKQELEGTVQALRRELARLRTGRATTALLDGITVDYYGTRTPLNQVATLTAPEPRLLVIQPFDRSLLGEIERAIQQSDLGLNPVNDGKIIRVPIPELTQERRKELVRHVRKICEEYRVSARNHRRDAVERLRAMLKNKEIAEDDERKALEKVEALTKSYIERIDQALKHKEAEIMEV; from the coding sequence ATGGCGGAAGCGGAACCGGTATTGGAAAAGCTCAAGCAAGAACTCGAAGGAACCGTGCAAGCCCTGCGGCGCGAGCTGGCGCGCTTGCGCACGGGACGGGCAACCACCGCGCTGCTGGATGGTATCACGGTCGATTACTACGGCACCCGCACGCCCCTGAACCAGGTGGCCACCTTGACCGCGCCGGAGCCCCGGTTGCTCGTGATCCAGCCGTTCGATCGCTCGCTGCTCGGCGAAATCGAACGTGCCATCCAGCAGTCGGACCTTGGTCTCAACCCCGTGAACGACGGAAAAATTATTCGCGTCCCCATTCCGGAACTGACCCAGGAGCGGCGCAAGGAACTGGTGCGCCACGTGCGCAAGATTTGCGAGGAGTACCGCGTTTCCGCTCGCAACCACCGGCGCGACGCAGTGGAGCGTTTGCGAGCGATGTTGAAAAACAAGGAAATCGCGGAAGACGACGAACGCAAAGCCCTCGAAAAGGTGGAAGCCCTGACGAAAAGCTACATCGAGCGCATCGATCAGGCGCTCAAGCACAAAGAAGCGGAAATCATGGAGGTGTGA
- the uppS gene encoding isoprenyl transferase, giving the protein MPRPLPDDLDLTRLPRHVAIIMDGNGRWAQRRGLSRIEGHKRGKDSVRAVVEASRRIGIEYLSLFAFSTENWERPRREVDALMRLLHRYLRTELHRMMKNGIRLLAVGDLRRLPEGLQADLEATVQATRANQDMTVVLAVSYGGREDIVQAARSLAKAARDGKIDPDAIDGSVFANHLSTAGIPDPDLLIRTSGELRISNFFLWPLAYSEIYVTDTLWPDFREAEFYQALIAYQQRERRFGRVPAEGEQERVRVAR; this is encoded by the coding sequence GTGCCCCGGCCGCTTCCGGACGACCTCGATCTCACCCGCCTCCCCCGACACGTTGCGATCATCATGGACGGCAATGGGCGCTGGGCGCAAAGGCGCGGTTTGAGTCGCATCGAGGGCCACAAGCGCGGCAAAGATTCGGTGCGAGCGGTGGTCGAGGCCAGCCGCCGCATTGGCATCGAGTACCTGAGCCTGTTCGCCTTTTCCACGGAAAATTGGGAGCGCCCCCGCCGCGAGGTGGATGCCCTGATGCGCCTCCTGCACCGCTACTTGCGTACCGAACTGCACCGCATGATGAAAAACGGGATTCGGTTGTTGGCCGTCGGCGATTTGCGCCGGCTCCCCGAAGGCCTGCAAGCGGACCTCGAAGCCACCGTGCAAGCGACGCGTGCGAACCAGGATATGACCGTCGTGCTCGCGGTGAGCTATGGGGGACGCGAGGACATCGTTCAGGCGGCGCGCTCGTTGGCCAAAGCGGCACGCGACGGCAAGATCGACCCGGACGCCATTGACGGCTCCGTATTTGCCAACCACTTGAGCACCGCCGGGATCCCCGATCCGGACCTTCTCATCCGCACGAGCGGCGAACTGAGGATCTCGAACTTTTTCCTCTGGCCGCTTGCCTACAGCGAAATTTACGTGACCGATACGTTATGGCCGGATTTTCGCGAGGCAGAATTTTACCAAGCGCTCATCGCTTACCAGCAACGCGAGCGCCGCTTTGGCCGCGTGCCGGCTGAAGGCGAACAGGAGCGCGTGCGTGTTGCGCGCTAG
- the cdsA gene encoding phosphatidate cytidylyltransferase, with translation MLRARLATAAVAIPLLLVVIFAPVSWPLATVVFVAGLLGAAEIANMAFPRHPAEQILVVALTALVLAAAWMGPDTPWLALALTTDVCLGLTWVLLRRSDFEAALRDLGLALLGALYVGLLLPHFLWLHRLPGNGPYWVVFVLAIGMIGDTTGYFVGKYLGRHQLAPLVSPKKTVEGAVGIVAASVLTGVVCHYVILREVPLNHILFLSTTMGVIGQIGDLCESLFKRAFGVKDSGWIFPGHGGVLDRIDSLLFPAAFVYYHEILLRGA, from the coding sequence GTGTTGCGCGCTAGGCTGGCCACGGCAGCGGTGGCCATACCGCTCCTGCTGGTGGTGATTTTTGCGCCCGTTTCTTGGCCCTTGGCCACGGTCGTGTTCGTGGCTGGTTTGCTCGGGGCGGCCGAGATCGCCAACATGGCTTTCCCGCGCCACCCGGCGGAGCAAATCCTCGTTGTTGCGCTGACCGCGTTGGTGCTCGCAGCCGCATGGATGGGCCCGGACACACCTTGGCTGGCGCTGGCGCTGACCACAGACGTGTGTTTGGGGCTGACCTGGGTGTTGCTCCGCCGTTCGGACTTCGAAGCAGCCCTGCGCGACTTGGGCCTCGCGCTGCTGGGGGCGCTGTACGTGGGATTGCTTTTGCCCCACTTCCTTTGGTTGCACCGCCTTCCAGGTAACGGCCCGTACTGGGTCGTGTTCGTCCTCGCCATTGGAATGATTGGGGACACCACAGGGTACTTTGTCGGCAAATACCTTGGCCGCCATCAGTTGGCCCCATTGGTCAGCCCCAAGAAAACCGTGGAAGGCGCGGTAGGGATTGTTGCTGCCAGCGTGTTGACGGGCGTGGTTTGCCACTACGTCATTTTGCGCGAAGTGCCTTTGAACCACATCCTGTTCCTCTCCACCACCATGGGCGTGATCGGGCAGATTGGCGACCTTTGCGAGTCGCTCTTCAAGCGCGCCTTTGGGGTGAAAGATTCCGGCTGGATCTTTCCGGGGCACGGCGGCGTGCTCGATCGCATCGATAGCTTGTTGTTCCCCGCGGCCTTCGTGTACTACCACGAAATTTTGTTACGGGGGGCATGA
- the rseP gene encoding zinc metalloprotease codes for MIAFASFVHGLAPVATTVAIAIVVLGLLILFHELGHFLVAKWCRVGVLKFSIGFGPALISKKIGQTEYAISAIPLGGFVKMVGEDPDEEVAETDRSIAFQSQPLWKRFAIVFAGPFANLLFAFVAFALVFSVYGARIPTNAPKVGGVMADMPAALAGLQAGDVVKAVDGKPIETWEELSRTIRQSGPKTLTLLVEREGRLLEIAVTPKEREEKNIFGEVTGKAYLIGIEPGFDVIPVGPLGAIRMGAEQTAWWVGTIFLSLAKMVQGKIPASEIGGPILIAQTAGQQARHGLENLIHFMAVISVNLGVLNLLPVPVLDGGHLFFFLIEAVRRRPLDTRYREVAQQVGLLLLLALMAFAFYNDIARVLR; via the coding sequence ATGATTGCGTTTGCTTCGTTCGTTCACGGCCTTGCTCCAGTGGCCACCACCGTGGCCATCGCCATTGTCGTCCTCGGCCTACTGATTCTGTTCCACGAACTCGGCCACTTCCTGGTGGCCAAATGGTGCAGGGTGGGCGTGCTCAAGTTTTCCATTGGATTTGGTCCGGCTTTGATCAGCAAGAAAATTGGCCAAACCGAATACGCCATCAGCGCCATTCCCCTCGGCGGCTTCGTGAAGATGGTGGGCGAGGACCCGGACGAGGAGGTCGCGGAAACCGACCGCTCCATCGCCTTCCAGAGCCAGCCGCTTTGGAAACGTTTTGCCATTGTTTTCGCCGGGCCGTTCGCCAATTTGTTGTTTGCCTTTGTAGCCTTCGCGCTAGTGTTCAGTGTGTACGGGGCGCGAATCCCCACGAACGCCCCCAAAGTCGGTGGCGTCATGGCCGATATGCCTGCCGCCTTGGCTGGCCTGCAAGCCGGCGATGTCGTCAAGGCGGTGGATGGGAAGCCGATCGAAACTTGGGAAGAGTTGTCGCGCACGATTCGCCAAAGTGGTCCCAAAACCCTCACCTTGCTCGTGGAACGCGAGGGCCGACTTCTGGAGATCGCAGTGACTCCCAAGGAACGGGAAGAGAAAAACATCTTCGGCGAAGTGACGGGCAAGGCCTATTTGATCGGTATCGAGCCAGGCTTCGATGTGATCCCGGTCGGGCCGCTGGGTGCCATTCGCATGGGCGCGGAACAAACCGCCTGGTGGGTGGGAACGATTTTCTTGAGCTTGGCCAAGATGGTGCAAGGGAAGATCCCGGCCAGTGAAATTGGCGGGCCGATATTGATCGCGCAAACCGCTGGGCAGCAGGCCAGGCACGGTCTGGAAAATCTCATTCACTTCATGGCGGTCATTAGTGTGAACTTGGGGGTTTTGAATTTGCTGCCGGTTCCCGTGCTCGACGGTGGACACTTGTTTTTCTTTTTGATCGAGGCAGTACGCCGCCGCCCGCTCGACACCCGCTACCGTGAAGTGGCCCAGCAGGTGGGTTTGCTGTTGTTGCTCGCCTTGATGGCGTTTGCTTTTTACAACGATATTGCGCGCGTGCTGCGCTGA